GGCCTGCGCGCGGCCGGCGCGGGTGACGTGCCGGTCATCGTGGGTGGCATCGTGCCCCCGGACGACGCGGCGAAGCTGATCGACCGCGGCATCGCCCGGGTGTTCACGCCCAAGGACTACGAGCTGACCCAGATCATGGACGAGATCGTCTCGGTGGTCCGCCAGGCCCGCGGCCTGTAGGTCAGCCGCCGGTGATGTCCTTCGTGGACACGATCTCGGCGAAGCCGCCGCCACGCAGGTTGGTCGCCGTGGCGGCGGCGAGCTGGTCCGCCGTCAGGTCCTCCAGGTCGAAGGTGAAGGTCGCGTCGAGGACGACCTTGACGCGGTAGCCCAGGTTGCCGCCCACGCGGGCGGTGGTCTCGACGCACATGTTGGTCTGGATGCCGGCCAGCACGACGTCGTTGATGCCCCGGTTGGTCAGCCACGCGTGCAGGTCCACCTCGCCGTGGAACGCCGAGTTGACCTTCTTGCCGAACACCAGGTCCGGGGTCGCGCGGTCGAGTTCGGGCTTGAAGCGGTTGCCCTCGCCGCCGGGGGCCAGGGGCGAGCCGGGCTTGGTGGAGTCGTGCCGCACGTAGACCAGCGGGCCGTCCCAGGAGTCCAGGAGTGCGGCGATGTTGGCCTCGGCGTCGGGGTTGTTGCGCCGGCCCCACACCGGGTCGTCGAAACCCCGTTGCACGTCGACGATGATCAGCGCGGTGTTCGTCATGGCGGCCAGTCTTCGCCCTGCGCCGACCCGGGCACGAGTGGCAGGACCGGCGCGATCCGGTACTTTCCTGCCATGCGCACGGTGGGAGTGCTGGTGCTGCCCGGCAGCCGCACGTTCGACATCTCGGTGGTCGGCGAGGTGTGGGGCGTGGACCGGTCCGACAGCGGGATCGGCCCGTTCGAGGTGCGGCTGTGCGCGCCGGGGCGGGCGGCCACGCCCATGCACCCGGTCGGGCTGGTGCCCGCCACGCACGGGCTGTCCGGGCTCGCCGACTGCGACCTCGTGGTCGTCCCGGGCCGCGTCGACCCGTCGGCGGAGGTGCCGGGGTCGGCGATCCGGGCGCTGAGGGCGTTCGACGGCACGGTCGCCGCGCTGTGCTCGGGCGCGTTCACGCTCGCCGCCGCCGGCCTGCTCGACGGGCGCGAGGCGACCACGCACTGGCGCCTGCTGGACGCCCTCGAAAGCGCCGCCCCGACCGCCACCGTCCTGCGGGACGTCCTGTTCACCGACGACGGCCGCGTGCTCACCTCGGCCGGTGTCGTCGGCGGGCTGGACCTGTGCCTGCACCTGGTCCGCCGGGCGCACGGCGCGGACGTCGCCGCCGCCCTCGCACGCCGCCTGGTCATGCCTCCCGCGCGGGAGGGTGGCCAACGCCAGTACGTCGACCCGCCCCTGCCGCGGCAGCCGGGACGGGACGGCATCGCGTCCACAGTGGACTGGGCGGTGGACCGGCTGACCGAGCCGATCGGCGTCACCGACCTCGCCGACCACGCGGGCCTGAGCGAGCGCACGTTCCACCGCGTGTTCCTCGCCGCCACCGGCAGCACGCCCGGCCGGTGGCTGCAGAAGCAGCGGGTCCTGCTCGCGCAGCGGCTGCTGGAGACCACGGACCTGCCGGTGGACCGGGTCGCGCAGCGGTCCGGGCTGGGCACGGCGGCCAACCTGCGGCGGCGGCTGCGCGCCGAACTCGGGGTCGCGCCCGACGCCTACCGCCGCACCTTCCGCGTCCCTACCGCTTCGTGACGGCCACGACCCCGCCCTGCCCGTCCACCAGCAGCCGGTTGCCCAGCGGAGACGCGAGCTTCACCGGGTAGGGCTGGAGCGTCAGCGCCAGCGTCCGGGGGCAGTCGCCGACCGTGCCGACCGTCCGCACGGTGACGGTCACCGCCGTCGCCGACTCGGTCACCACGGGCTCGTTGCGCGCGGGCTCGTCGCCCGGGCACGGCGTGGGTGCCGCGGGCATGGACACGGTCAGGTCCACGCCGTCGCCGGTGGCGTTGGTCGTCACCGCCGGCCGCACCTCGCCGAGCTTCCAGAACAGGTCGGGCGCGAGCGCGGGCGTGGCCAGGACGCTGCCCGCCTCGGTGGTGAACCGCCACGCGGGCAGCGGCAACCGCCCCCGGTCCGTGCTGAACTCCGCCGTGCCGAACTCGGCGCTCACCAGCCGCACGGGCGCGTTCTGCTGCCCCTTGCCACGCGGCGGCGCGCTCACCGCCTGCAGGGCGTCGGCCATCGGCAGGAACGCCACCTGCGCCGGCCCGTCGGGCAGCGTGACCTGGGCCGGCTCCGGCGTGGCGGGCGGGGTGCCGACGAACTCGAACCCGCCCTCCATCGCGCCCACCTTCTCCCCGTCGGACCGGTACCCGTCCACCACTTCCACCCGGGGCCCGATCAGCACGATCGGCCGGGGCTTGGCGTCCACCGGGAAGTCGACCGGCGCGGCGGCCTCGGTCGGCAGGGTCGGACCGCGCCCGATGCCGTTGTGGGCGCCGCACCCCGCCAGCAGCCCGACCAGCGCGAGCACGAGCAGTCCTCTTCTCATGCCCGGAGGACGGAACGCCCACAGCGGGCGGTTGCACGGCGGACTACGGTCGGAACATGGCCGAGTACCAGCACATTCGCGTCGAAGAGGCAGACCACGTCGTCCGCGTCACGATGGACCGCGCGAGCAAGCGCAACTCGCTGTCCCACGACCACCTCGCCGAACTGCTGGCGGCGTTCCGCGCGGTCGCCGGCACGGACGCGGTCGGCGTGGTGCTGGCAGGCGAAGGCCCGGTCTTCTCGGCCGGCCACGACTTCGCCGACGTGGCCTCCCGCGACCTGGAAGGCGTCCGCGACCTGCTGACCCTGTGCACGGACCTGATGCGCACGATCGAGTCCATCCCGCAGGTGGTGATCGCCCGCGTGCACGGCCTGGCGACCGCGGCCGGCTGCCAGCTGGTGGCGTCCTGCGACTTGGCCGTGGCGGCGGAGGAGGCGGGTTTCGCGCTGCCCGGCGGCAAGGGCGGCTGGTTCTGCCACACCCCGGCCGTCCCGGTGGCCCGCGCGATCGGCCGCAAGCGCCTGATGGAACTGGCCCTGACCGGCGACGTGATCGACGCCCGGACCGCCGAACAGTGGGGCTTGGTGAACCGGGTGGTGCCCTTGGCGGAGTTGGACGAGGCCGTCGACGACCTGATGCGCCGCGCCACCCGGGGCAGCCGGGCCAGCAAAGCCCTGGGCAAGCAGACCATCTACGCCCAACTCGACCGCCCGGAGGCGGACGCCTACGCGATCGCGGTGGAGGTGATGGCGGCGGCGTCCCAAACCCCGGCGGCCAAGGAGGGCATGTCGTCGTTCCTGGAGAAGCGGCCGGCGAACTGGACCGACTAGTCTCCGCCCACTCCCTCACGCACAGCACTGCTTTCAGCACGCGCAGCACGTGCTTTTCGGCGCGCGCAGCGCGCTGTGTCGTGGTCCCAACCACAGGTGGAGGGCCTCGG
This DNA window, taken from Saccharothrix variisporea, encodes the following:
- a CDS encoding cysteine hydrolase family protein, whose amino-acid sequence is MTNTALIIVDVQRGFDDPVWGRRNNPDAEANIAALLDSWDGPLVYVRHDSTKPGSPLAPGGEGNRFKPELDRATPDLVFGKKVNSAFHGEVDLHAWLTNRGINDVVLAGIQTNMCVETTARVGGNLGYRVKVVLDATFTFDLEDLTADQLAAATATNLRGGGFAEIVSTKDITGG
- a CDS encoding GlxA family transcriptional regulator, producing the protein MRTVGVLVLPGSRTFDISVVGEVWGVDRSDSGIGPFEVRLCAPGRAATPMHPVGLVPATHGLSGLADCDLVVVPGRVDPSAEVPGSAIRALRAFDGTVAALCSGAFTLAAAGLLDGREATTHWRLLDALESAAPTATVLRDVLFTDDGRVLTSAGVVGGLDLCLHLVRRAHGADVAAALARRLVMPPAREGGQRQYVDPPLPRQPGRDGIASTVDWAVDRLTEPIGVTDLADHAGLSERTFHRVFLAATGSTPGRWLQKQRVLLAQRLLETTDLPVDRVAQRSGLGTAANLRRRLRAELGVAPDAYRRTFRVPTAS
- a CDS encoding enoyl-CoA hydratase-related protein, whose product is MAEYQHIRVEEADHVVRVTMDRASKRNSLSHDHLAELLAAFRAVAGTDAVGVVLAGEGPVFSAGHDFADVASRDLEGVRDLLTLCTDLMRTIESIPQVVIARVHGLATAAGCQLVASCDLAVAAEEAGFALPGGKGGWFCHTPAVPVARAIGRKRLMELALTGDVIDARTAEQWGLVNRVVPLAELDEAVDDLMRRATRGSRASKALGKQTIYAQLDRPEADAYAIAVEVMAAASQTPAAKEGMSSFLEKRPANWTD